A single window of Silurus meridionalis isolate SWU-2019-XX chromosome 11, ASM1480568v1, whole genome shotgun sequence DNA harbors:
- the aplnrb gene encoding apelin receptor B: MDNGTDDYEYNYNYDGDLSNNSCEYDELQVSYTLIPILYMLIFILGLSGNGVVIFIVWKAERKRRAADVYIGNLAMADLTFVVTLPLWAVYTALGYQWPFGVVLCKLSSYVVMLNMFASVFCLTCLSMDRYLAIVRSLSSSQLRTHGRMKVSLFAIWVLSGALASPTLLFRTTFLDNTTNQTSCAMDFSLVSTKENEKFWIAGLGISSTAFGFLIPLLAMMVCYGFIGCTVTRHFNKNLGKGDQRKRRLLKIITTLVVVFAACWMPFHLLKSMDALSYLGVVPESCSLLNFLLYAHPYATCLAYLNSCLNPFLYAFFDLRFRSQFLCLLNLKKALHSSPASSLSSQKTEAPSLATKV; the protein is encoded by the coding sequence ATGGATAACGGTACGGACGACTACGAGTACAACTACAACTACGATGGAGACCTCTCGAACAACTCCTGCGAGTATGATGAGCTGCAAGTGTCGTACACTCTCATCCCCATCCTCTACATGCTCATCTTCATCCTGGGCCTCTCGGGGAACGGCGTGGTTATCTTCATCGTGTGGAAGGCGGAGCGCAAGCGCAGAGCGGCGGACGTCTATATCGGCAATCTGGCTATGGCGGACCTGACGTTTGTTGTGACCCTGCCTCTGTGGGCAGTGTACACGGCTCTGGGGTATCAGTGGCCATTTGGTGTGGTCCTGTGCAAGCTCAGCAGCTACGTAGTGATGCTCAACATGTTCGCCAGTGTCTTTTGCCTCACCTGCCTCAGCATGGACAGGTACCTGGCCATCGTGCGCTCTCTGAGCAGCTCGCAGCTCCGGACCCATGGGCGAATGAAGGTTTCCCTTTTTGCAATTTGGGTTCTCTCAGGAGCACTGGCGTCCCCCACACTGCTCTTCCGCACCACATTTTTGGACAATACCACCAACCAGACCTCCTGCGCCATGGATTTCAGCCTTGTGTCGACCAAGGAGAACGAAAAATTTTGGATTGCTGGACTGGGCATCTCCTCCACTGCGTTTGGGTTCCTGATCCCGTTGCTGGCCATGATGGTGTGCTACGGCTTCATTGGCTGTACCGTGACACGACACTTCAACAAGAACCTTGGCAAAGGGGACCAACGCAAGCGGCGCCTCCTGAAAATAATCACGACCCTCGTGGTCGTGTTCGCGGcctgctggatgccctttcacCTTCTAAAGTCCATGGATGCCCTCTCCTACCTTGGAGTTGTGCCCGAATCCTGCTCGCTGCTCAATTTCCTGCTCTATGCTCATCCCTACGCCACCTGCCTCGCTTACCTCAACAGCTGCCTCAACCCATTTCTCTACGCGTTCTTCGACCTGCGCTTCAGATCTCAGTTTCTGTGCCTCCTGAACCTGAAGAAGGCGCTCCACTCCAGCCCGGCAAGTTCTCTTTCCTCACAGAAGACTGAGGCGCCATCTCTAGCCACTAAGGTGTGA
- the nfkbil1 gene encoding NF-kappa-B inhibitor-like protein 1, which translates to MASRKQKKVWRYVEEGSLLKLKSYLRKHRDVEVNFAQGKRRRGVLHVVCSHGDDALLRLLLKHGADPLHKDRNGDTPLHLAAKRALKHGKADYDDLVVPLRKHCPAALSVRNNAGVTPHELLQGLSFEQKWRPSNFARRSDPEQEWREKLLGECQDEFFETFGQYDEDFLRYDEDEADFADWADRIRSEYETKRQARATADRKGRRKKEEKNEEEEERQRRELHARLEKEHQEYLERASRKKDETQTRKKRRYEERCDAVFVSSSSAGVLGYEDIPWPAPRGSVNDMIAVILHGVDRTDTDAFRKFLRRQQALWHPDKFAQRCGGRLQDRDKQKITGTVTALSQELNRLAQSLR; encoded by the exons ATGGCGTCCCGGAAGCAGAAGAAGGTTTGGCGTTATGTGGAAGAAGGAAGTCTGCTGAAACTGAAGTCGTATCTGCGGAAACAcagagatgtggaggtgaatTTCGCTCaggggaagaggaggagaggagtgCTGCATGTGGTCTGCTCTCACGGGGACGACGCGCTGCTCAGGCTGCTGTTAAAGCACGGAGCTGATCCGCTGCACAAGGACCGGAACGGGGACACGCCGCTGCACCTGGCCGCCAAGAGAGCCCTGAAACACGGCAAAGCAG ACTACGACGATCTGGTGGTTCCTTTGCGTAAACACTGTCCCGCTGCACTGAGTGTACGCAACAATGCCGGAGTCACTCCTCATGAACTGCTTCAAGGCCTGAGCTTCGAACAG aAATGGAGACCGAGCAATTTTGCTCGGAGGTCTGATCCTGAGCAGGAGTGGAGGGAGAAGCTGCTGGGCGAATGCCAGGACGAGTTTTTTGAAACATTCGGGCAGTATGATGAGG ACTTCCTGAGATACGATGAAGACGAGGCAGACTTTGCTGACTGGGCTGACCGAATCAGGAGCGAGTACGAGACCAAGCGGCAGGCCAGAGCGACTGCAGACAGGAAGGGAAGGCggaaaaaggaggagaaaaacgaggaagaggaggagaggcaGCGCAGAGAGCTGCACGCCCGGCTGGAGAAGGAGCACCAGGAATACCTCGAGCGTGCCTCGCGTAAAAAAGACGAGACCCAGACGAGGAAGAAGAGGCGCTACGAGGAACGCTGCGACGCCGTCTTCGTCAGCTCCTCCTCCGCAGGAGTCCTGGGATACGAGGACATCCCCTGGCCTGCACCACGCGGCTCCGTGAACGACATGATCGCGGTCATCCTGCACGGTGTCGATCGAACAGACACAGACGCTTTCCGGAAGTTTCTGCGCCGCCAGCAGGCTCTCTGGCACCCGGACAAGTTCGCCCAGCGCTGTGGTGGACGGCTCCAGGACCGAGACAAGCAGAAGATCACGGGCACGGTTACGGCTCTCTCCCAGGAGCTGAACAGGCTGGCGCAGAGTCTTCGCTGA